CTAATGAGCATGCCTGCTTGGAGTAAAACAGTCTTATGTGCTCATTTGtacatttaaagttaaatagCTTGCTGTTAATggttctccttctttttctgcctGAAGAGATGTTTCTGTCTGGCTCAAAGCGGAGGCATGTATTGAGCATCCCTAAATATTTTTCTATGTAGATTTTTGTGATTGGAGCAGCATAGCCTCCCTAAAGTCTCCTCAGGCAGGGAGGGATACCTGTGTGGTGAGTTCAGGTTTCAGAGAGGAGTGCATCTCATTGATTTACCGTGTTTACCTCCCCGCCCACtttctctttcatctctctctctctaagctCTTTTAAAAGGTCAGGTGCCGTGTGCAGATGTGGACTCACATTCAGGTCTCGAAAGTATTCATTGTAGTCCAGGGCATAACCGACCACGAAGCGGTTTGGGATTTCAAATCCAACATCTATCAgggaaaacacagaaatgaatgTTAGAGAGCAACATGATGAAACGGTTCAATTAATAAGTGGTTAAGAGTACAATCTATATTCCAATATTAAAGGTGACATCCATAAATCAATGTTTAAAGAGTAAACTGAGATGTTGCAGAAGTTCTTTAAACCTGCATGGTTCTCATAAAAAATCTGTGATTTTTAGTTAATCAATGACCTCTGTCAAAATACAATTGCAAGTTTAAAGAATACAGTATGATGATCATTTGCCAATCCAAGGTCCCATTCAGAGTAAATATAGATCCATAAATTAAACATGTGATTAAGCATTAATTTGCTGCAGCACCACCCTCCTATCCAAGTATATTCACCTCTTActccaaacagcctgacaaaaaCAGTATTTCACAAATCACAGGCTAAAGTTTTGGTGGCTTTGTCCACTTCTTTCATACAGTCTGTGATAAAATGTAGCAGAGCATCACCCATTGGAGTCAGAATTGGCAGCTTGAAGGCTGGATTTGGATTTATTACATTGCAAAATGTCCTTTACTGAAGCCAGAGACTCTAGATTTTGCAGGACATGTATTGGCTCATGGGAGAGTCAAAGCTCTGTTAATCATGAAAAGCTGCCATAAAACAGACAAGTGAGACAAGCATTCTCAAAATCACCAAGAAGGTAAATATTACAGGGGAAATCTTTTTGTGGAAACTGTCATTCTCGGCATAGAtaataggcttttttttttacagaaaggtTGGGTTTTGTAGGATCACATTAATACTTTTCCTCCCTAATAGTTAGTTACCAGCAAGTTTCAAGGGATGGGGGGATGGCATACTGAAATTCATACATTTGCATGGTACTGTATATGCATTTACCAATAAACTAACATGACACCCTTGACATTTTGAATTTAACTCAGTTGTTATCCTTCTCTTTAAGCTGCTAATATATGTTTGAGAATCTGCCTCCATGCTgattgtctgaataaaaaaatggcTTCTTCTTGACCCTTCTCGACACACTGCAAAAAGCCACCCACCCTGTAACTGAACCTCAATTCTGCAGTTTTTATCTACATTTTTATTGTCTTGGGTATGTAGTCCAGGGCTGATTGGAGACGGCTTATCATGCCAGGAAGCATTCTTGATTATCAACACGGTATAAAACGCAGAACAGAGCTTGCCTAACAACTGCTTTAGCTTcgagaaacactgaaaataatgCATCTGAGTCTCTGTTACTGACATATTAGAGGAGGTATGACAATGGCTTGATACAACTGCAATAAAGTGACAGGAATGGATGCAGTTAAAAGAGAAGGTTACTTACAGTCAGTCAAACTTTCTGTCATGTTAGGGACCCTCTTCACCAACAGactaaaacacattaaataaatattagtCAGTTTCCAAAAAGTTACAGGCCAGAAATAACCTTGATTCAAGGCTtaactcaagttttttttaagttaaaaagaaacacaaagacaattcCATATCAAAATCTAAAGCTTACATAAATTCATCCAACATGTTAACAGTTGAAAAGTGCTAAGGTCACAGAGCAGATACACTTTCAGCATGAAACTTGTGTGAGGAAAGATGTGTATCTAGCTTCTATGATCTTGTGTATGAACAGCCCACAGACATGAGCTAGTGTCTCGTGGACGAGCGATATCTCTCCTTTGTGCTCGTCACATGCTTGGCATTTCCACCCCTGATAGGGGAATCACAGACGACTGAGAGGCTGGCTCACCCTGCGACCTTGACCATTTTGGGTTCAAAGGTCTCCACATGCTTCAGAAGGGCCTTCATGGTCTTTCCTGTGTCCAGTATGGCCTGAGGGAAGGGAAGagcaaaggaagaggaagagatgaaGAGGGACGGACGTGGGACATTGGAGTGCAGAACGCTTTGAAATATGCAGATTGCAGGATGGAAAACTTCCAGCgacatgattttaaaaagacaccCACTGGAAACTGGGAGTTAACAACCATTGTTGTACTGTGCATATGTGATTCTGATTTGAGTTGGAGCTGAAACATGATCCTAACAAGCAAGCACTTGAttctttttgtgcttttgaggaacaaaaacaaaagagaagcagCTCTTACAAGCACAATGGCTTCTTAATCAAAAGGACACAAACAGGAGTgcaaacaataaatcaaaaaggTGAACATTAGAAAGCAGTGCTAAATAGAAAAGAATCTACAGATGCACCTGAGACTCACCTCAACGATGAGCACACTCTTGGTATCATgtggaaaaaggagaaaacattaGTAAAGTGTCacctgtatttaaaaaaaagtgcaggaTAATAAAGGCTTCACTGTTTCTGTGTGATCTACATTCCTCACAGATGATCTCTATGGCAACAACATTGGCAGTATCTTAACAAAAACACAGTAGACTCATTCTCTTCCACATTGTAATGAACATCTGTGTGTCAGGAGTGAGAAAAAGTCACTTCTGAGAGTCCGGGCTGTTGCACActttcactgctgcagggttTCAAATGACTCCTTGTTCCCTGAGTTGGGTGTATGGAGCTCTTTGTGAGCGCAGAGGAGAGTATCTATGGTTTGGGGAGAGTGAGCACAGAGAATGCAGGCAGCTGGCCAGTGTTCTCTCAAGTCTACACCTGAACACTGTTACACAATACTCAGAGAAAGTGGGAAGGGGAAAGTAGAGAacacaaaacactcaaataAATCTCTCCCGTTGTTCTGCTTGCTGCGGCTATAAATATTCTTTACAAGTGAGTTGGGCGATAACCAGGCACTTGCAGTTATTTCACTGTGCATAGGATCGATGTTATAGTTCTGACAGGACGCCTGGAtcatgattttgttttattcctGTTGCTGGATTGATGAATACTGACACTCTGAGGAAAAATGTGGTTATCAGTCATTGTTATTGGATGAAGGTTCATCTATAGACTGTAAGAGATATGGATGTACACTCAGAAACATCAATcatcattggtttctgaagagacgTTATGAAGCCCATAGATGGCAGTCGTCATTCTGACTCGGACTCTAAATAACTTTCggtcaatctagaaacaggcaaagagtttaggagggcgcactcacactaggcaatcgtGCCTAAGCGTGGACAGCCTTCCATTATCGAGAAATCCCAGAGTGCTACGGCTGTGTCTGCAACATCATTAACAGCTGGGATTAAGACGTCTGAAAGCTAAGAAATCATTGTGATAGGATCTGCATGAGAAACTCTGAACAGTGGTTGTAActgctgctttctttaaaaTCGTCAGtcacaatcacaacacagatGAACAGGTTCTAAAGCAGCAGGGAAAGTATCTCCACACTTCCACAGTCATCTGGAGCTGTGACTTAATCTTGCTCCCAAAGAATCATGGTTATATACATATTGAAGatcttgtgtttttgatgaTAAAGAGGTCCTTGTGGGAGGTTAAAGGATTGTAACGTTGATTTACGTAACACAGTCAAAGTGTGATTCATGTTCTTTGTGCAAGGTGGGAGTAAGGTGTTCCTTTTTTTAGCACTCAGGACCTTTTCACCTTCAGTACATTTCATTTCAGGGAATTCAATATGAGTCTTTTTTTCGTAGAACGCGTGAGGGCATATTTGCAAACTCAGTCTGCTGAGTAAGCAGGGTCGTCTGTCTTATATCTGAGATAATAATGTAGTGAGGAGGATCATTTCTCAAGAACCTGCGTGCCCCCCTGAGTCCTCTATTCAGATAAACTGTCAGTAAATCTGCAGTGTAAGAACATTTGTTATCCTGTTACATGGAGGAGGTGGTAAAaagtaaaactatttttttttttaaggaaaaagcTTCAAATGACGATGCATAGGGTGTTTTCTGGTCCAAGGGAAAACTCAGtgcaataaaaaacatgtttaaaactaAATATAGTCCTGATAGCTATGTATTTAATCTCAGAGGATCACTCATACGTACATAAATtaaatctttgttgttttgacagCTCCTTATTGAAGCAGACTTATATCTCCTAAATAAAACTACCAGAATATTGCCAATTCACCAGTTAATATCCAAAATCAGTAGGAAATTAATTTACACCCACCTTCCCTCGCAGGAAAGACAGATCTCGGCTTCCTATGATGTGCAGCTCCTCTGTTGATTGGTCATTCTGGGGAAGATGAAAATAGAGAGTAATCATTTATAAGTAGAGCCTCACAGATCTGTAGATTGGTCTACACTAATAAAGCCTTTCACAGTTAAGTCGATATATGTGTTCTGATATCAGCAattatgaaaactgtttttatataatGCAAAAAGCAATGTTTTGTGTGATGCAGAAattgtgtctttatgttgtttgttcaaAAGAGAGTTGGGAATTTTTCACATCAGTCGAGGCCCGATCGTATAACAAATGTTGTCTCgagaaactttacaaaaagagcagatgtAGACCATGCTCTTAGTTAAATTGTTCACAAAGATCAACCATTACCTCACCATGAGCTCAGCActaaacaacatcaacaaagttacagtgaaagggaaaaaaaatccttgaagaggcagaaacctcaagcagaaccagactaaTGAAGAACCGGCCATCTGCTGCGTTGGGCTTGGTAAGAAGGATAGAGGGAGatgaattttaaaatgaaattaagaTTTATTATCTTTAGCATCAGAAATTGTAATATATATTCTGTCTTATTGAagaaaagtgacattttcttGTGGATATTGAAGAGTTTGCGTCTGTCTTACAGTCTTAGAGCGATCAGTCTGCGGCATTATGAAGGGTTAACTGCCTTACTAAGATGATGAATGCACCACATGATTCTAAAAAGTAAAGTCAGGCTCTCTTTTTGTCACTGTAGGAGTCCAGTGGTGAGCTTTGAACATCAACCTTTGAAGTTAGGGTCGCTCAGCTACCGATGCATCACTGTAGGAGGAGCAGTGACATGGACAGAATCCTGGCCCTGGAGGCAGTTCACATGACTACATCATGACCTGTGAGATCGACTAACAGAGTCatcactctaacacacacacactctcctccaGTGAAGAAACAGTCACCACTGATTGCTGCCATTTGTTGACATCAAAATGCAACGATGATGTTTTCATACATCCTACTTTTCTATATTTCTTTACAAAGTTATCATTTTAGATTTGTATTAACTAAATAATTCATGTATTTACATTCCACATGCAGATTGTGtgatggtttgttttttcttcttctgtgtatTCGTTTTGTGTCAGTTGATCTGTGTATAAAGCTGCTGCTTATAATTGTGCTCACAGaattaaataaagttgtttttaataagAATTTCATTACGTGTTGTTTATTTGAGACATTCTCATGTGGCTGAGTCGACAGCCTGCAGGTATGTTTCAGTCATTCCTTCATTCATACacttatttattaatataagtctattttttctATCCTGATTTTACAAAATGACCTCAACGTGTTTTCACTGATCCACCAAAGCTAGAAAAAATCTATAATTCAATCTAGGATGTCCTTTTAGCTACTAAATCCTTCTTTAAGTACAAAGTGAGTCTTCCCATGTGCTGTAAGGGAAGAGAAGGAATGTGACCACATGCAGAGGAATGTAAATCACATCATTTTGGATGCTTTGTgtgccaaaacacacacaagaatcATATCTGACTGTGGTGGCAAGTGATATCATAGTAAACATTGATATTGAATTCCAAAAGTTAAAAATCCTCCTTTTATGAATTCCAGGTGTTAGACGGTGTCACAATCGGTCTCTCTTGGCAGCTGCACCAAAACAAACGATCagagtgttgtgtttgtgacCTGAGCTCTGCACTCGATCCATGATCAATCGCCCTTGAGGTTGTCCTGCCTGAATGAGCTTCAAATGCTAAACAGGATCAacagtgacatctagtggttaAGATGAAGTCAGAGTTAGATTTGGGATGTAAAATAAAGGGGAAGTGTCTTCCATGCATGATTGTAGGGATGTTTTCAAGAACATCTTTGGTTATTGATTAAGCCGTCATTCGTTACACCTAAACAAAATGAATAAGAACTGCCTATCACAAATTCCAAAAGCAATATTTGACCTCTTTTCATAATTTTGACGTTCTCAAAACCTAAATATATTCAATTCACAGTGATATAAAACATAGGAAATCTGGTTATCAATTTGTTTGAGAAGCTGTGATGATGGAATATTTGACTTTATTGCTAAATAGAATTAACTCATTCTCAAAATACGTCAAATTTTCAATTATATTTTCTCTAATCAAATGAATCAACTCAGTTCTTTCAGCACTACTAGAttgcttttttaaacagcagaatgAAGTAAATTTATgttttgggggggctttttttcccctttaaaaaaaggaacaggaaATGAAGAGAGGAAAGGGTGAAGAATGACTTGTAATTGTTTCAGGCACTGGATACCAAACCTGCAACAAACTCCAAGACAAAATAAGAAACAACATCCGATATTGTTTTTCCTGAGGTCACCTACCAGGTAGCTCTTGAGACGGATGAACTCCACCCTGGTTTCCAGGTACTTGTTGGAGTTTCGACCAAGCACCTTTAGGAACTCCACCAGGTCTGCACAGAACTTGTAGCCTCCCTTCAGGACGCACAGCACCATGATGTTGCTGTTTCCAAAGTCATCCATGATGTATTTGGCCATACGCTCTATCCTGCAGGAGGAAAAGCATCATCAAAATACAAATGAGCaggtagttattaaaagaatcccttttcaggtgtgtttttacctgttcATGATAACGCCATGTGGAATGTAAACACTCTCTATGTCTTCATGGTAGTGTTCAGGGTACGTGAAGAGATCCAAACTGTATCCAGGCCAGTCATCTTTGATCTAGGACAGACAGCAGGCCATTAGAAATGGAGAAACAGCACTGGAACAGATTTAACTTATCAGTTTTGTTATATTTGAGTGAGATATCTCAAAAGGTCCAATTCATTTCTTTACATAATCCTGAAATGTTGCTGAAGTAAGAGAAGTAGGAGGCGCTGCTGTGTAAGAAACAAGCAGCAGGTGACTGTACTGCATGCATACCTTTTTGAGATTGTGTCCTGACTGAGTCTGTGTGCTTCTGTTGTCTATATGTTTTATTGTATGACCTGGATGGAAAACAAGTTTCCACTGTGGGACAATAAATCAAGTGATATTTGAAACTGAAGGAGTATTTTAAAACTAAACACTCATAGAAATTCAGGAGAGCTGACAACAGACATAAGTTAGAATCTTCACACAAAAAGTAATCACAGCAAGAGAACAACAGAATAAGTAACTCTGTAAGTCCCTTCAGCAGTAATAATGATGAatttgcctttttaaaaagtgtgtttaaagTGAAAGTTCCAGGGATGTAAACAGAGAGTTAGAACCATATTGGATATACACAAGTTGTTTTTCTAGCCGACGGCATCCTGAACCTCAAACATGTAGTTATTTCTTCTTCCATTGTTAATTATATTCTTCTCGGTTTAGAATATTAAAACCTTGAAGGTATTTTAAAGCGGCTTAGTGTAAATTAATCACACCAGGACCCTAAGGAATTctttcagagaaaaacaaacatgttatcattttcaaacagcTCTAATTTTTGTAGCTGAGGAATTAATCATTCTCCAGTAATGTCAGTATATAACTGGGACATACTACATTTCTGAATTCAGCAGTAATAATCCTTTGTTTGAACATACCACGATTCCTTTTGTCACTCCTGTGTTGTCCATCTTGCAGAGGCTAAATCGATCCACCCTGGAGTAAAGATTGAGGCTATGATGCAGGTAGCAGTAACCTTCAGAGGAAATGCACAGAAAATGTTAACCACACATCCGATTAAGAAATGATTTCCATCTTTGTCTGAACAGCTCCAGTGACAGAAAAAGTCCCCAAAAATGATTAAAGTTAAACAATTTTCCCCCATAGCATGACTTACTGTTCAGCTGCCTTCGTTCAGTCAcaattcacaaaacaaaaaaaagacaacagaaagTCAGAAGATATCCAGAGTAGTCCCGTCGCAGCCCGCCACATGGGCTGTGGGATCACGCTTGAGTCATTTGTGTGTAACAGGACAGCGTTGTTTACGAGCGGTGGAGGAGAATTACGGGGATAATCAGCCTCATGTGACGCTGGCTCGCGGCAGAATCACAAGCCACAGAAGCACAATGgaacaaaatgaacaacaaattcTTAGTTTCTAGGCAGAACATTTTATTAATGTCATAATGAAATTGATTTAATAGATATTTGAGGTGAAATCTTTTTGTCTTAGGAATAGAGGTTTTTTCAGCACCCCAAATCTGATTTAGTCAGATTTTATTTGATGTCCTAGTTTTTGGGTATGTAGATGGTCTTGAACCTCTCCAAAAATTTGATGTCAGTCTCCAGCTGCTTCATGGAGCCCTCCAGGCGCTGCTTATGGGCTTTCTTTTTCATGGTGTCAGTGACAAGTGAGAGACCCTGGTAATCATGGTGCAGCTGATCCCAGCTCTGCTTCAAGCCCTGGATAgtagaaaaaacacacatgcacacccgcacaaacacacacacacacacacacacgcatacaaaGGGAAACCCATCACTGTGACAACAAAGTCATTTTGATTTTGCAGCTGTCAGAGTTTAAGGCTTTTCTGTGGCTAACAGCCTACAAAAATGTATACGTTAGGTTACAGGGCTTTCTTGTGcaatcaaaaaaaagtgtttgttccAACCTAGTAATCTGATTGGATGAGAGGCATTTAACTATAAACACTGCAGTAGTACAGTTCAACCCGTGCTGTGAGACTGAGAGCTGTACTGATTTGCATTACATCAGCCCTCCCATTGTGTAATATTGCTCCAATAAAGCTCCTATCACTGGAGTAGCAGTtcagaaatacaaatacatatttaataatataataGGAATTATGATTGGCTAAGGCTGTGTACTTTTAAACCCACTTCCAGGACGCTCGTACACAGGGCATTCTTACTGAATGAAAGTACTTTCCTCAAAACTTCAAAGACATTAAATTGTCAGAATCCCTTCCTGTTCTCCTCCAGTTGTTCCAGATGTCTGCATGCTCCCCTGCTGATTAAGAGAGAGACTTGCAATTGCACAGTCATGTGTTTGCGTACCTCGATGAGGCTCTGGCGCTCCTCGTCAGACAGCTGTTTGATGGTTCCCTGCTCCCTCTGGTCTTTCAAAAATCTTAAATTCTCCTCATGAGCTCTTTGTTCTTCCTCAATGCGCTGTTTCAGGTACTCAGGTACTTCTCCGTAATCCTGAAAATAGGAACCGGTTAATTATTAGACAATGTGTTCACCGTGGCCCTTAAAAAGTGTTAAATTAAATCCataaaatgatcatttcatAGATCAAACTGGGActttatgtgatgttttgatagTTGTGCTTGCCATCTCTATCTTAGCTGATCTCCCTGTGTGTGTAGGAATGTACCTTTTTCTTAATGTACTCTGGGAGGAGTCCTGATTTCTCAAGGGGCTGCTTGTGTCCCTTGCTTGTGTCTACACATGCAGGCCGGGGCTTCATTGGCACAACTGAAGCTGTCCTTATAAAGTCCCTCTTCGTGTGAAGACCCATAAGTGGCTGGTCTGTCCTCGCAGGAACAGGAGGTTTTCTCACAGCGCAGGTGTTTCGACCCTCTTTAGAACACTGTGTAACtgtgaaacagaaaatgtgaagtAAACATCAAAACGGCTGCTCAACAGATGTAACCACACCATCGGTCAAGGACTCACTTTCAGGTAATTTGGAGTCATTTGAATGCTTCTTGAGGTATTTGTCCGGGGGCGGTACTTCAACTTTTGCAGGTCCCATCGTCTTCATGGCCTCTTTGATAGATCTCTTTTCAAGAACGACTGCTGGCCTGAACTTGGACATATACCTTCAGATAcagcagaataaagaaaaacatttgattgattaAGAAGGTAATCATTTATTACTGTaagaaattacaataaaaatacaataaagtaCAAGTTTAAATCTAGAAACAACGATAATAATAttgtaattgtttaaaaaacctCAATTACCTCAACTACACCTTGATATTTGGTTAATTTTGGACAAAGAAAGCAACAGTTTAGTTTAAATTTGGTTTTAAAATACCTGGGTGGCCTCTGAGTATGAACCTCTTCCTTGGGTAACAAATTGTAAACACTTTCCGGTGGATAAATAAACCCTGACATGTTGAAGGACGAAAAAATGACTCCAAGCTAACGGAGACAAAGTTATCTAGATCTGTTTGACAACACGCTGTTGGTTTGTTGCTGGGCAACAACAGGAGTTAATGTAACATTCACTGACAGTTATAAAGCACGGATTTAGGCTCAATTGGCTGTCCTCGTTTTAAATTGACGGACTTTGTCTTGGTTTAAATCATATTCTACATGAATAACTCTAACAGCTAAATCTATTTACCTCGTGTTATTCTGTTGCAGCAACTACTTTCTCTTAGC
This is a stretch of genomic DNA from Labrus bergylta chromosome 20, fLabBer1.1, whole genome shotgun sequence. It encodes these proteins:
- the prtfdc1a gene encoding phosphoribosyltransferase domain-containing protein 1 isoform X1, translating into MDNTGVTKGIVIKDDWPGYSLDLFTYPEHYHEDIESVYIPHGVIMNRIERMAKYIMDDFGNSNIMVLCVLKGGYKFCADLVEFLKVLGRNSNKYLETRVEFIRLKSYLNDQSTEELHIIGSRDLSFLRGKSVLIVEAILDTGKTMKALLKHVETFEPKMVKVAGLLVKRVPNMTESLTDYVGFEIPNRFVVGYALDYNEYFRDLNHICVISKTGRMKYKV
- the prtfdc1a gene encoding phosphoribosyltransferase domain-containing protein 1 isoform X2, encoding MDNTGVTKGIVIKDDWPGYSLDLFTYPEHYHEDIESVYIPHGVIMNRIERMAKYIMDDFGNSNIMVLCVLKGGYKFCADLVEFLKVLGRNSNKYLETRVEFIRLKSYLNDQSTEELHIIGSRDLSFLRGKAILDTGKTMKALLKHVETFEPKMVKVAGLLVKRVPNMTESLTDYVGFEIPNRFVVGYALDYNEYFRDLNHICVISKTGRMKYKV
- the enkur gene encoding enkurin is translated as MSGFIYPPESVYNLLPKEEVHTQRPPRYMSKFRPAVVLEKRSIKEAMKTMGPAKVEVPPPDKYLKKHSNDSKLPEITQCSKEGRNTCAVRKPPVPARTDQPLMGLHTKRDFIRTASVVPMKPRPACVDTSKGHKQPLEKSGLLPEYIKKKDYGEVPEYLKQRIEEEQRAHEENLRFLKDQREQGTIKQLSDEERQSLIEGLKQSWDQLHHDYQGLSLVTDTMKKKAHKQRLEGSMKQLETDIKFLERFKTIYIPKN